One stretch of Dehalococcoidales bacterium DNA includes these proteins:
- the cbiM gene encoding cobalt transporter CbiM has translation MHIPDGILPLSVTGSGYAATTLTTWYSIRKIRQKEDPRQDIPKASLLTAAFFIASWIHIPVPPTSVHLVLNGLLGALLGYYAFPAILIGLFFQAIMFGHGGLTTLGVNAMIMGLPALIAHHIFRLRKWRNSDGQKKTGAFGFLSGVVATGISVAMFVIILLTNLPAEINIVSERTAVYALAIAHIPVIFIEGTITALVTVFIRKVRPGILDGV, from the coding sequence ATGCATATCCCTGACGGAATCCTCCCCTTATCGGTAACCGGAAGCGGGTATGCTGCTACCACATTAACCACCTGGTACTCTATCCGCAAGATAAGGCAGAAAGAAGACCCCCGGCAAGATATTCCTAAAGCCTCGCTCTTAACAGCAGCCTTCTTCATCGCATCGTGGATACATATCCCCGTGCCGCCAACCAGTGTTCATCTTGTCTTGAACGGACTCCTGGGAGCCCTCCTGGGTTATTATGCTTTCCCGGCTATTCTCATCGGGTTATTCTTTCAGGCAATAATGTTCGGTCACGGCGGACTAACTACCCTCGGGGTTAATGCCATGATAATGGGATTACCGGCATTAATCGCCCATCATATATTCCGACTCAGAAAATGGCGTAATAGTGACGGTCAGAAAAAAACCGGGGCTTTTGGATTTCTATCCGGCGTGGTGGCCACGGGGATATCGGTAGCCATGTTTGTCATTATTCTACTTACCAATCTGCCTGCAGAGATAAATATCGTCAGCGAGCGGACGGCCGTATATGCTCTTGCCATCGCTCATATACCGGTAATCTTTATCGAAGGCACCATTACAGCGCTGGTAACCGTGTTTATAAGAAAAGTACGGCCGGGAATACTGGATGGCGTATGA
- the cbiQ gene encoding cobalt ECF transporter T component CbiQ, with the protein MNLGIDEYTDLDSPFHRWDPRYKIVGLITLVFAFSFIRDLRMLLAVAVATITIYGISRLPAGYIAKRFRYPSFFLLAIVLSLPFLSGEHVLMSLGPIALRQEGLLATILIATRFSCILIVGMILLGTTPLLTNIKAVRTIGLPDIMADMALLAFRYLQEIGRDLRNMQTSMRLRGFRDRRFSPRGLKTLAWLSGSLLIYSYERSESIYKAMVLRGYGQAPPRQSEFQANKKDALILVAIILAAAGFIIGDLMLGHSTSTLLQ; encoded by the coding sequence ATGAACTTAGGAATAGATGAGTACACCGATCTGGATTCTCCGTTCCACCGCTGGGATCCCAGATATAAGATTGTCGGGCTGATTACTCTGGTCTTTGCCTTCTCTTTCATCCGCGATCTTCGTATGCTACTGGCTGTAGCCGTTGCTACCATAACTATCTACGGAATATCGCGTCTCCCGGCAGGCTATATCGCCAAGCGGTTTCGTTACCCTTCCTTTTTCCTGTTGGCAATAGTACTAAGCTTACCCTTTCTCTCCGGTGAGCACGTCTTAATGAGTTTAGGCCCGATCGCGCTGCGCCAGGAAGGTCTACTCGCTACGATTCTGATAGCCACCAGATTTTCCTGTATCCTGATCGTCGGCATGATACTCCTCGGTACAACACCTCTGCTTACCAATATCAAGGCGGTGAGGACCATCGGCCTACCGGATATTATGGCGGACATGGCACTTCTTGCTTTTCGCTATCTTCAAGAGATCGGCAGGGATCTCAGAAATATGCAGACTTCAATGAGGCTCCGCGGCTTTAGAGATCGGCGTTTCAGTCCCAGAGGACTGAAAACACTGGCCTGGTTGAGCGGCAGTCTGCTGATTTACAGTTACGAGCGCTCTGAATCCATATATAAAGCAATGGTACTTCGCGGCTATGGGCAGGCACCGCCTCGCCAAAGCGAGTTTCAGGCTAATAAAAAAGATGCCCTGATTTTGGTAGCGATCATTCTGGCAGCCGCTGGCTTTATCATCGGAGATCTTATGCTTGGACACAGCACCTCTACCTTGCTACAATGA
- a CDS encoding methyltransferase domain-containing protein, with translation MNNPGENMNVFSHGQGRYGRGPSSFWMHDPEVVFGEIGLKRGDSFLDLGCGPGDYAIYVAGVVGFNGAVYAIDKCAEMVNDLIKKADSQGFENIFGVVSDITATLPVADHCIDICFMSTVLHTQDVKKAMSQLLGEIRRVLKPDGRLVIIECKKQDAPFGPPRQARLSPEEIEALTTPGGFEKTGFTDLGYNYMIQFKPKL, from the coding sequence ATGAATAACCCGGGAGAAAACATGAACGTATTCAGTCATGGGCAAGGCAGGTACGGAAGAGGTCCCAGCAGTTTCTGGATGCATGACCCGGAGGTTGTCTTCGGCGAGATTGGGCTAAAAAGAGGCGACTCTTTCCTGGATCTGGGTTGCGGTCCGGGGGACTATGCAATTTATGTTGCCGGAGTCGTCGGTTTTAATGGGGCGGTATATGCAATAGATAAATGTGCGGAAATGGTTAATGACTTGATAAAAAAAGCCGACTCTCAAGGATTTGAGAATATCTTCGGTGTAGTTTCTGACATTACTGCCACATTACCGGTAGCGGATCATTGCATTGACATATGTTTTATGTCTACTGTGCTGCACACGCAGGACGTGAAAAAAGCTATGAGTCAGTTGCTTGGCGAAATCCGGCGCGTCCTGAAACCGGATGGGAGGCTGGTCATTATCGAATGTAAAAAGCAGGATGCACCGTTCGGCCCGCCGAGGCAAGCTCGTTTGTCGCCGGAGGAAATCGAGGCGCTAACAACACCGGGCGGTTTTGAGAAGACCGGTTTTACCGATCTTGGATATAACTACATGATTCAGTTTAAGCCTAAGTTATGA
- a CDS encoding methyltransferase domain-containing protein — MVKKPGNERNHEPFDVLKDQIRSRLLKYTEKAFLMMPEMDKSKILDIGCGSGIPTLELARLGQGEVIGIDIDQNALDKFAGRIAAAGISKQVKAFNCSLFDIDFPEESFDIIWAEGAIHTIGFERGLREWKRLLKPGGAMVIHDEQGNVKDKLEQISDCGYELLGYFLLSEGTWRREYFAPLEKLLAEYQTNMLVNPKVLEEIRQAQEELDMFRKNPEGNSSVFFVMRRKH; from the coding sequence ATGGTTAAAAAACCTGGTAATGAGAGAAACCATGAGCCTTTCGACGTATTGAAGGACCAGATAAGGAGCCGTCTCCTTAAATATACCGAGAAGGCATTCCTTATGATGCCTGAGATGGATAAGTCTAAAATTCTTGATATCGGTTGCGGTTCTGGTATCCCGACCCTGGAACTGGCCAGGTTGGGTCAGGGAGAGGTAATCGGCATTGACATCGATCAAAATGCACTGGATAAGTTTGCCGGAAGAATTGCGGCGGCAGGAATCAGCAAACAGGTTAAGGCGTTTAATTGCTCTCTGTTTGATATAGATTTCCCGGAAGAGAGTTTTGATATTATCTGGGCTGAAGGGGCGATACACACCATTGGTTTCGAGAGGGGTCTTCGCGAGTGGAAGCGGCTCCTTAAACCGGGTGGTGCCATGGTTATTCACGATGAGCAAGGCAACGTCAAGGATAAACTGGAACAGATATCCGATTGCGGCTACGAGCTGCTTGGCTACTTCTTACTAAGCGAAGGAACCTGGCGGAGGGAATACTTCGCTCCTCTCGAAAAACTGCTTGCTGAATACCAAACAAATATGCTGGTTAACCCGAAGGTTCTAGAGGAGATCCGGCAGGCTCAAGAGGAGTTGGATATGTTCAGGAAGAATCCTGAAGGTAATAGCTCCGTCTTTTTTGTCATGAGAAGGAAACATTGA
- a CDS encoding ABC transporter ATP-binding protein, with amino-acid sequence MIRKETFQEEMTAIHNFEPVLSVSGLCFSYPDKPAVLNNISLEVAAGEKVGIIGPNGAGKTTFFLAISGVLKPTSGAIRIMDKPVISGKFNPEVALVFQNPDDQLFCPSVYDDVAFGPQNMGLPKEEIEARVSQALSTVGGEKFADRPAHHLSEGEKRLVTIAGVLAMQPKLVIYDEPSANLDIRSRRRLIRLLQSSPETILVASHDLELTLEVCDRLVLMDRGFIIVDGDPKEIMNNIQLMEAHGQERPHSLIPHPIPHEL; translated from the coding sequence ATGATTAGAAAAGAGACGTTCCAAGAAGAGATGACAGCTATCCATAATTTCGAGCCGGTTCTAAGCGTATCCGGGCTATGCTTCTCATATCCCGACAAGCCTGCTGTTCTAAATAATATTAGCCTTGAGGTAGCGGCAGGAGAAAAGGTGGGTATAATCGGCCCCAACGGCGCCGGAAAGACGACTTTCTTTTTGGCAATCTCGGGTGTCTTGAAACCCACATCCGGTGCTATCAGGATAATGGACAAGCCGGTGATAAGCGGCAAGTTCAATCCGGAAGTCGCCCTCGTTTTCCAGAATCCCGATGACCAGCTTTTTTGCCCATCCGTATATGATGACGTTGCCTTCGGCCCTCAGAACATGGGACTGCCCAAGGAAGAGATCGAGGCCAGAGTTTCGCAAGCATTGTCAACAGTAGGAGGTGAAAAATTTGCCGACCGGCCGGCACATCACCTTTCCGAGGGGGAAAAACGGCTGGTAACAATAGCCGGGGTGTTAGCCATGCAACCGAAGCTTGTGATATATGACGAACCAAGTGCTAATCTGGACATACGCTCGCGCAGGCGCCTGATTCGACTCCTGCAATCGTCCCCGGAGACAATTTTAGTCGCCTCCCACGATCTCGAACTTACCCTGGAGGTTTGCGACAGGCTGGTACTAATGGACCGGGGTTTTATCATCGTCGACGGGGATCCGAAAGAGATTATGAACAATATTCAGTTAATGGAGGCTCACGGTCAGGAGAGGCCTCATTCACTCATTCCCCACCCAATACCTCACGAACTGTAA
- a CDS encoding Fur family transcriptional regulator, with translation MSCIKTIREKGLKLTLQRQLIVDAIHSTQEHLTSDQIIAHVQDRTPGINKSTVYRTLQLLEEAGCIYKSELGGQFIYHHNEEGHHHHLICSKCGRTIDCKDEIFRQFEKTIEDRYGFQATFNHMVINGLCTKCKRLS, from the coding sequence ATGAGTTGCATTAAGACAATTAGGGAAAAAGGCCTAAAGCTAACGCTCCAGCGACAGCTGATTGTTGACGCTATCCACAGTACGCAGGAGCACCTAACTTCCGATCAAATCATAGCCCATGTCCAGGACAGAACGCCCGGCATCAACAAATCAACCGTCTACAGAACCCTGCAGCTTCTAGAAGAAGCGGGATGTATATACAAAAGCGAATTAGGCGGGCAGTTCATCTATCACCACAATGAAGAAGGGCATCACCATCACCTGATCTGCAGTAAATGCGGCAGGACCATAGATTGTAAAGACGAAATCTTCCGGCAATTTGAAAAAACAATCGAAGATAGATATGGCTTCCAGGCTACCTTCAATCATATGGTTATTAACGGGCTGTGTACAAAATGTAAGAGGCTGAGTTAA
- a CDS encoding MarR family transcriptional regulator — translation MSSRHFNEIFGLLVCVLPIMHKKIHRDVFKMTIEKSGEDMAPHHLMILKMLRESGPLSMSEISEEVVISRSQMTHSTDKLIKLGMIERQGDARDRRKVHIKLTHKGKEYLKMLDPIMRSRMESKLSVLTDKDMIRLAISLRDVAGIFTKLHWE, via the coding sequence ATGTCAAGCAGGCATTTTAACGAAATATTCGGACTGCTCGTCTGTGTGTTGCCTATTATGCATAAGAAGATACACAGAGATGTATTTAAGATGACAATTGAGAAATCAGGCGAAGATATGGCGCCGCACCATCTGATGATACTGAAGATGCTGCGTGAAAGCGGGCCTCTCAGCATGAGTGAGATCAGCGAGGAAGTTGTAATATCCCGGTCGCAGATGACGCATTCGACCGATAAACTGATAAAGCTAGGCATGATAGAAAGACAAGGGGATGCCAGGGACAGAAGAAAGGTCCATATTAAGCTGACTCATAAAGGGAAAGAATATCTGAAAATGCTAGACCCGATTATGAGAAGCCGCATGGAATCTAAGCTATCTGTACTGACTGACAAAGACATGATAAGGCTGGCAATTTCGTTGCGAGACGTTGCCGGGATATTCACTAAGCTGCATTGGGAATAG